The following nucleotide sequence is from Desulfovibrio sp. JC022.
GACCCGCTTCTGGACGGCACCTGCGGTTTCGGTGGCGAAGAAAGTGCCGGTGCATCTTTCCTCAGAAAAGACGGGACAGTATGGACTACCGACAAAGACGGTATCATCATGAACCTGCTGGCTGCGGAAATCACCGCCATCACCGAGCAGGACCCCGGTGAACATTACACCACCCTGGAAAAACAGTTCGGGCATCCGGTCTACAAACGTATCGATACCCCGGCTACTGAAGAACAGAAAAAAGCATTCAGTATTCTGACCCCGGACATGGTCAAGGCTAAAACCCTTGCAGGTGAAACAATTGAAGAACGCCTCACCGCCGCCCCCGGCAACGGTGAAGCCATCGGCGGCCTCAAGATTGTGACTGAAAACGGCTGGTTCGCTGCCCGTCCTTCAGGAACAGAATCAATTTACAAAATCTACGCTGAATCCTTCAAGGGACTGGCTCATCTTGTAGCCATTCAGGAAGAAGCGGGCAAAATAGTTAATGCCGCCTTTGAAGTTGCATTGAAATAAAATTCATTCCACTAGACATAAAAAAGAGCGGTAGGCATAATGCGTACCGCTCTTTTTTATGATCAAAAATTAAAAAGAGGCTAATCAGTCAGCTTTTTACACACCATGGCAGCCTCATCTTCAAATCTGGCGAGTAACTCTTCAACAGCTTGAGAATCTTCTTTTATCAATGCCTTTTCCAGCAAGACGGCTGCATCACGGGCACGGGGGGCACAAATAGCCGCACAACTGCTTTTAAGGGTATGGACTATCCTTCTGGCAACAGAATCCTTATTGCTTTCACGGGCTTCCTTGAAATTTTCAATATCACCAGCCACATCACTCATGAACATACCGCACAATTCATTATACAATGAACTGTCCCCCTGATACATGGCTTGCGCTTTCTCAGGGTCAATTACTTTGCTGGACAAAGGAACAGATTCCTGCACAGATACGGAAACTCTGGAACGCTCGTTCATTGTCCTTAAAATTACTTCCCGCAAAGCAACATACTGCACCGGCTTGGCAATATAATCATTCATTCCGGACTTGGCACACCTGTCCTTAACACCCGCCATGGCATGGGCGGACATTGCCACAATGGGAACATTGCGAACAGAATCCCCGGCTTTACCGTCACGAATACACCGTGAAGCATTAAAGCCATCCATTTCAGGCATCTCCAGATCCATAAGCACAAGATCCACATCAATTCCTGAAAGCATACTGACAGCTTCCAGACCGTTGGAGGCCACCTCCACGGAATGTCCCATCTTCTCAAGCAGGCTGGTAGCCACAAGCACGTTGATGGGATTATCCTCAACCAGAAGAATTGAATATACGGCAGAAGCAGCTGAGACATTAGCAAAAGGCTCAGCAGGGCTATCATATGCAAGTCTGCTGGAATCCCCATATTTGAGAACCACCTGAAAAGTAAAAACACTGCCGTATCCCTCGGAACTCTTAACTCCGATACGACCGCCCATCAGTTCCACAAGCTCGCGTGAAATAGCAAGGCCCAGCCCGGTTCCACCGAACTTGCGGGTAGTGGAGTCATCGGCCTGCCGAAAACTCTTGAAAACTATTTCCTGTTTCTCGTCAGGAATTCCGACCCCGGTATCACGCACAGAAACCTGAATCACAGCTTCGCCGGCATCTTTACGGTCTTCAAGTTTACTGACCTGAACAAAAACACCGCCATATTCGGTAAATTTAATGGAATTGCCGATCAGGTTGTACAAGATCTGCTTCAACCTGCCCTGATCACCACAGACCGCAACGGGCACATCTGCACCAACCTCAATACTCAGAGCCAAACCCTTGTCTTTGGCCTGCTGTTCCATACTTCTGACCACATCCCGCATAGCTTCGCCCAGACTGAAATCAATCTCTTCCAGCGTAAGCATGCGGGCCTCAACCTTGGAGAGGTCGAGAATATCATTAATAAGGGTCAACAACTGGTCAGCGGAAATTTTCACCAACTCAAGATCTTCAGTCTGCTTTGCAGAAAGCTCTGAACGCAGGGTAAGGTCAGTCATACCGATTATGGCATTAAGAGGGGTACGGATTTCATGACTCATGGAAGCCAGAAAACGAGACTTGAAGCGGTTGGCCTTTTCAGCTGCATCACGGGCTTCGATGAGCTCCCGCTCCATCTCCTTGCGCTCGGTAATCTCAATAAAAGAAGCCACTGCCCCGCCGGACTCCCCCTGCATGGGGGTTACTTCCAGCAAATACCAGCATGGCTTACCATTTTGCTCAAATGAATATTCATAGGAAAATTTTTTGCTCTTTCCATCCACCACAGAATGGACCCCGGCAACCAATTCGGTAAGGGAACCGCGTAAGCAGCCCGAAGAAAATATTGCATCCTTAAAATCAAGACCGCCCAGAGCTTCCTCACTGGTGCCGGGTGTGAAAATACCCCGCCACGATTCATTGGCAGCGATGATCTTCATATTCGTGTCCAGCACAGCAATTTTTGCAGACATAGAAGCCAGCACAGAACTCAGCTGTTCTTCACGGGCAAGCAATTTACGATTGGCGATATCAAGCTGGCGAGATTGCAGGAGCGTATTTTCATAGGTCGCAAGCAACAAATGAAAAACCTGACTGAAATCAGCCTTGAGAACATGCTTGACCCCCTGAAATTCAAAATCCACTTCTTGTTCAGTGGAACTTTCCGCATCAAAATATTTATGCTTGAGAACCGACTCTATACGGGCGAGCAGAAAACCTTCGTCATAAGGTTTGGTTACGAAATTTGTTGCCCCGCTCTTTAGGCCCCTGATAATATCTCCAGGCTCGGAAAGACTGGTCAGCAAGATCACCGGAACATCATTGTAACGGGAGTTCATCCTGATTTTTTCACACAGCTCGTACCCGTCCATACCGGGCATAACCACATCGCTGATAACCAGATCAACTTCTTTTTCTTCAAGAAACTGGAGGGCATTTTCGCCGCTGGACACAAGGGAAACCTTAAATCCCTTTTCGAATAGGATATATTCCAGCTTAACCGCCTGGGTGAGGCTGTCCTCCACGACCAGAATATGATTTCTTTCCACTATTTATCCTCCAGCAATCCCAAAAAAATCCTGCAAAGCTCACCACCAATACTGTCGAGTGGCAAAACAGAAACGGCACCGCCGATTTTAACCGCCTCTCCGGGCATACCGAAAACAATTGAGCTTTCTTCGTCCTGCGCGATAGTGTAGCCACCATTGCGTCTTATCTCAAGCAACCCGTCCGCACCGTCCCGGCCCATCCCGGTTAACAAAACCCCAACGGCAGAGCGTCCCAGATTGCGGGCAACTGAATTGAAAAGCACCGAAGCTGAGGGTTTAATACCATTAACATTGGGCGCGTCCGTAAGAACAATACGTCTTTTGGGTGAAATTTCCGTATGAACGCCTTCAGGGGCGAAATAAATCACTCCCGGCTTCAATTCATCATCATGGGAAGCAATTCTAATATCATGGCCGGTATGATTCTTCAGCCAG
It contains:
- a CDS encoding response regulator; amino-acid sequence: MERNHILVVEDSLTQAVKLEYILFEKGFKVSLVSSGENALQFLEEKEVDLVISDVVMPGMDGYELCEKIRMNSRYNDVPVILLTSLSEPGDIIRGLKSGATNFVTKPYDEGFLLARIESVLKHKYFDAESSTEQEVDFEFQGVKHVLKADFSQVFHLLLATYENTLLQSRQLDIANRKLLAREEQLSSVLASMSAKIAVLDTNMKIIAANESWRGIFTPGTSEEALGGLDFKDAIFSSGCLRGSLTELVAGVHSVVDGKSKKFSYEYSFEQNGKPCWYLLEVTPMQGESGGAVASFIEITERKEMERELIEARDAAEKANRFKSRFLASMSHEIRTPLNAIIGMTDLTLRSELSAKQTEDLELVKISADQLLTLINDILDLSKVEARMLTLEEIDFSLGEAMRDVVRSMEQQAKDKGLALSIEVGADVPVAVCGDQGRLKQILYNLIGNSIKFTEYGGVFVQVSKLEDRKDAGEAVIQVSVRDTGVGIPDEKQEIVFKSFRQADDSTTRKFGGTGLGLAISRELVELMGGRIGVKSSEGYGSVFTFQVVLKYGDSSRLAYDSPAEPFANVSAASAVYSILLVEDNPINVLVATSLLEKMGHSVEVASNGLEAVSMLSGIDVDLVLMDLEMPEMDGFNASRCIRDGKAGDSVRNVPIVAMSAHAMAGVKDRCAKSGMNDYIAKPVQYVALREVILRTMNERSRVSVSVQESVPLSSKVIDPEKAQAMYQGDSSLYNELCGMFMSDVAGDIENFKEARESNKDSVARRIVHTLKSSCAAICAPRARDAAVLLEKALIKEDSQAVEELLARFEDEAAMVCKKLTD